A single genomic interval of bacterium harbors:
- a CDS encoding polysaccharide deacetylase family protein, with amino-acid sequence MITLWKDDIHWVELLRQEGVCFHTGSRIGGRTVVILNEEPGALHAQRIWQHIESGGGLLAPGINAAGVWLEFTPENRRLRWIAPEGESALFRNVGIVDTDTAGTILSGANVGTADSGDMAIRTAPVGRGFCIILPFRVLDVLSTVAYGPKQFYARTPRLPYDTVARASRGEVRRLVGNCLRALLAHRGLPYVHLATHPGRTSSVFAFRVDTDFGPRRDLEAVARLAERVGMKFSWFVNVGKHRAHLDLFADLARQGHDIQLHCMRHTVYPDHEHNLDNFRAAKEAMADAGLKPCGVVAPFGEWNPNLNRAFEELGFEYSSEFCLAYDDLPFRPVVESESRRVKHRSDQTPHASLLAPRLSRVLQVPVHPICLGRLVAARADEKQMAAYFRSVIDLQVARREPCILYDHPERIAQFSDLLAEVLHYAKERCGATTTMTQFARWWQRRERLHWSASVSENVLEATVNTEDSDVPIVVEQGERFATLPAASGKHDLAGLKWHALPEPIPFDRKQLTTRKPSLLLHARSLRRRAQKNLQGHRG; translated from the coding sequence ATGATTACGCTCTGGAAAGATGACATCCATTGGGTGGAACTCCTGCGCCAGGAGGGCGTCTGCTTCCACACCGGTTCGCGGATCGGCGGCCGGACAGTGGTCATACTCAACGAGGAACCGGGCGCCCTGCATGCGCAGAGGATATGGCAACACATCGAATCAGGCGGCGGCCTCCTTGCTCCGGGTATCAATGCCGCCGGTGTCTGGCTCGAGTTCACGCCCGAGAACAGGCGTCTGCGCTGGATAGCGCCCGAGGGTGAGTCTGCACTTTTCCGCAACGTGGGAATCGTCGATACCGACACTGCCGGTACGATACTCTCCGGCGCGAACGTCGGAACTGCGGACTCAGGCGACATGGCAATCCGCACGGCGCCGGTTGGCCGTGGCTTCTGCATAATACTGCCATTCCGTGTGCTCGATGTGCTCAGCACGGTTGCTTACGGGCCCAAGCAGTTCTACGCTCGTACTCCACGGCTGCCCTACGACACGGTGGCGCGCGCGAGCAGGGGAGAGGTGCGCAGGCTCGTCGGCAACTGCCTCAGAGCGCTGCTGGCACACCGGGGCCTGCCCTACGTCCACCTGGCCACACACCCCGGCCGGACCTCAAGCGTCTTCGCATTCCGGGTTGACACTGACTTCGGTCCGCGGCGCGACCTTGAGGCAGTCGCCCGGCTTGCCGAGCGGGTCGGCATGAAGTTCAGTTGGTTCGTGAACGTGGGCAAGCACCGCGCGCATCTCGACCTGTTCGCTGACCTGGCTCGCCAGGGCCACGACATCCAGTTGCACTGCATGCGCCACACGGTCTACCCCGACCATGAGCACAACCTCGACAACTTCCGCGCGGCAAAGGAGGCGATGGCCGACGCCGGCCTCAAGCCCTGCGGCGTAGTAGCGCCGTTTGGCGAATGGAACCCAAACCTCAACCGGGCATTTGAGGAACTCGGCTTCGAATACTCCTCCGAGTTCTGTCTTGCCTACGACGACCTTCCCTTCCGGCCGGTCGTCGAGAGTGAATCGAGAAGGGTGAAGCACCGCTCTGACCAAACTCCTCACGCCTCGCTTCTGGCTCCTCGTCTCAGCCGCGTCCTGCAGGTGCCGGTCCATCCGATTTGCCTCGGCAGGCTGGTTGCTGCCCGCGCCGACGAGAAACAGATGGCAGCCTACTTCCGCTCAGTGATAGACCTGCAGGTCGCCCGCCGTGAACCCTGCATCCTCTACGACCACCCCGAGCGTATCGCCCAGTTCAGCGACCTGCTGGCAGAAGTACTTCACTACGCCAAGGAACGGTGCGGCGCGACGACGACCATGACCCAGTTTGCGCGGTGGTGGCAGCGTCGCGAGCGGCTGCATTGGAGCGCCAGCGTTTCCGAGAATGTCTTGGAAGCAACTGTAAACACGGAAGATAGCGACGTCCCGATTGTTGTGGAGCAGGGCGAGCGTTTTGCCACGCTGCCGGCTGCTTCGGGCAAACACGACCTTGCCGGGCTCAAATGGCACGCGCTGCCTGAACCGATCCCGTTCGACCGCAAGCAACTCACTACCCGCAAACCCAGCCTCCTGTTGCATGCGCGCAGCCTGAGGCGTCGCGCACAGAAGAACTTGCAGGGCCATCGCGGCTAG
- a CDS encoding glycosyltransferase: MSQPGQPLRVCLSTTSHPARYSRFFDREAVSLARAGYDVRLVGLGDEDETRSESGVRLVIKARRPKPELINAVARAAREESCDIYQCLDPWTLRAGLALKRRRTEIRVVYESSEWFPRMRLDRKDQSLAVRWLGWLAVTRLETRACRDADAVIETNLTRAERFKKQGCVPVLVPNYPPLDLLPEPAAERKPWFAWTGLVSRPRGFHKLLEALVPVVQRFPDVRLRVIGEFDPRDDIETWSREFIRSQGIQSNVEFLGSLAYRDMFDAIRPCLAGLILFQPERGNDYTGQPNKLFEFMGSGLAVIASDFPEIGPVVRDADSGWLVEPKKPESIAAAMVEALSDPGLCRTKGTAGRRAVLARYHWGIAEKALLDLYAGLAG; this comes from the coding sequence TTGAGCCAGCCCGGGCAACCGCTGCGGGTCTGCCTGTCGACGACCTCACACCCAGCCCGATACAGCCGTTTCTTTGACCGGGAGGCGGTCTCGCTGGCGCGCGCGGGCTACGACGTACGGCTGGTCGGCCTGGGAGATGAAGATGAGACTCGGTCGGAATCAGGAGTCAGGCTGGTCATCAAAGCGCGCCGGCCCAAACCCGAGCTCATCAATGCGGTGGCCCGCGCGGCAAGAGAAGAGTCGTGCGACATCTATCAGTGCCTTGACCCGTGGACGCTCAGGGCCGGGCTCGCACTCAAACGTCGCCGAACTGAGATCAGGGTCGTGTACGAATCAAGCGAGTGGTTCCCGCGGATGCGGCTCGACCGCAAGGACCAATCGCTGGCGGTCCGCTGGCTCGGCTGGCTCGCGGTGACACGGCTTGAGACAAGGGCCTGCCGCGACGCAGACGCCGTTATCGAAACCAACCTGACCCGGGCCGAACGTTTCAAGAAGCAGGGCTGCGTCCCCGTGCTTGTGCCGAACTACCCGCCGCTTGACCTGCTGCCTGAACCAGCGGCCGAGCGCAAGCCCTGGTTCGCCTGGACCGGACTTGTCAGCCGCCCGCGCGGATTTCACAAGCTGCTTGAGGCGCTCGTGCCGGTCGTGCAGCGGTTTCCCGATGTGAGGCTGCGGGTCATCGGTGAATTCGACCCGCGCGACGACATCGAGACGTGGTCGCGGGAGTTCATTCGCTCGCAGGGAATTCAATCCAACGTGGAGTTCCTTGGCTCTCTTGCTTACCGGGACATGTTCGATGCGATTCGGCCCTGCCTGGCCGGCCTGATTCTGTTTCAGCCGGAACGCGGCAACGACTACACGGGCCAGCCGAACAAGCTCTTCGAGTTCATGGGCTCCGGGCTTGCGGTCATAGCGAGCGACTTTCCGGAGATCGGCCCCGTAGTCAGGGACGCCGACTCAGGTTGGCTCGTCGAACCGAAGAAGCCCGAGAGCATAGCCGCGGCCATGGTCGAGGCGCTTTCCGACCCCGGCTTGTGCCGGACAAAGGGAACGGCAGGAAGGAGAGCGGTGCTGGCACGCTACCATTGGGGAATCGCCGAGAAGGCGCTGCTCGACCTGTACGCGGGGCTGGCCGGATGA
- a CDS encoding glycosyltransferase family 4 protein — MRVLFGSFSAITVLGGGVEVQMRSLARELAKLGVEVELFDPWKRYDLKDFAFFHLFGSHVGTYHLGRSMHGLGMKLVVTPVFYSRHSPARVATAIGLAGKVRQRGGFWTEHMFCKELCDMAELVLPDTMDEMDMLAKGFGVPQTKMHELPNGVEERFANATPDLFVKEYGLRDFVLYVGHVGPARKNVFPMLKAAKALNVPTVLIGPVSETGYANQCMKLVADSPNIKVIPGLAPDSPLLESAYAACDTFILPSLYETPGLAALEAGLAGAKVCITRYGGTQEYFADLAAYLEPASEESIRNAIEQTLARKKDSALRERIMKNYLWPRAGETLAQIYRSATNS, encoded by the coding sequence ATGAGGGTTCTTTTCGGTTCGTTCTCCGCGATTACCGTGCTTGGCGGCGGCGTAGAAGTGCAAATGCGCTCGCTGGCGCGCGAACTGGCAAAGCTCGGGGTCGAGGTCGAACTGTTCGATCCCTGGAAGCGCTACGACCTCAAAGATTTCGCTTTCTTCCACCTGTTCGGCTCGCACGTCGGCACGTACCACCTTGGCCGCTCAATGCACGGCCTGGGCATGAAGCTTGTGGTTACGCCGGTGTTCTACTCCCGCCACAGTCCGGCACGAGTCGCGACCGCGATCGGGCTTGCCGGCAAAGTCAGACAACGCGGCGGGTTCTGGACCGAGCACATGTTCTGCAAAGAACTCTGCGACATGGCTGAACTGGTGCTGCCTGACACCATGGACGAGATGGACATGCTGGCCAAAGGCTTCGGTGTGCCACAAACGAAGATGCACGAACTGCCGAACGGCGTGGAGGAGAGGTTTGCGAATGCCACCCCGGACCTGTTCGTAAAGGAGTACGGCCTGCGCGACTTCGTCCTCTACGTGGGCCACGTCGGCCCGGCACGCAAGAACGTCTTCCCCATGCTCAAGGCGGCCAAAGCCCTGAACGTCCCGACCGTGCTCATCGGCCCGGTATCCGAGACCGGGTATGCCAACCAGTGTATGAAGCTGGTGGCCGATTCGCCCAACATCAAGGTCATACCCGGGCTTGCCCCTGACTCGCCATTGCTCGAATCTGCGTACGCGGCCTGCGACACTTTTATCCTGCCGTCGCTATACGAAACCCCGGGACTCGCCGCGCTCGAAGCCGGGCTGGCCGGCGCGAAAGTCTGCATAACCCGCTACGGTGGGACGCAGGAGTATTTCGCCGACCTTGCCGCCTACCTCGAACCGGCGTCGGAAGAATCGATTCGGAACGCGATAGAACAGACTCTCGCCCGCAAGAAAGACTCCGCCCTGCGCGAACGCATCATGAAGAACTACCTCTGGCCCCGTGCGGGGGAGACACTCGCGCAGATTTACCGGTCCGCCACCAACTCCTAA
- a CDS encoding sigma-70 family RNA polymerase sigma factor, whose protein sequence is MSVSAKARDRAAENESDLALVLRAQAEDPSAKAELWLRYRDEFVHWVRRWNHLNQWEDIFVDSAASQLIEVLDKYRPGGSAFSSWAYTVARTSVLKQVRDLSVNHPDVSLDTVMGESLAVFFGPETAFVVRRIREEAYRLLGLKGAAVRGRFYEDKTDDQIAAEYGTTRRVVGYRRRQGLAEMAEHLRDVSCMLDCTKSLFPGYYYMTTDEQENEDAQPGGKEGE, encoded by the coding sequence ATGTCAGTATCCGCAAAGGCCCGGGACCGGGCCGCCGAAAACGAAAGCGACCTCGCCCTCGTGCTGAGGGCGCAGGCCGAAGACCCATCCGCAAAAGCCGAACTCTGGCTCCGCTACCGGGACGAGTTTGTTCACTGGGTACGGCGCTGGAATCATCTCAACCAGTGGGAGGACATATTCGTCGATAGCGCCGCCTCCCAGCTCATTGAGGTCCTGGACAAGTACCGGCCCGGCGGGTCGGCCTTCAGCTCCTGGGCGTACACCGTCGCGCGCACCAGTGTGCTGAAGCAGGTCCGCGACCTCTCCGTCAATCACCCGGATGTTTCTCTCGATACCGTCATGGGCGAGTCACTGGCCGTTTTCTTCGGGCCGGAGACCGCTTTCGTGGTACGCCGCATCCGGGAAGAGGCATATCGCCTGTTAGGTCTGAAAGGGGCGGCGGTACGCGGGCGCTTCTATGAGGACAAGACCGACGACCAGATTGCGGCCGAATACGGAACGACCCGCCGGGTAGTCGGCTACCGTCGCCGGCAGGGTCTGGCCGAGATGGCCGAGCATCTCCGTGACGTTTCCTGCATGTTGGATTGTACAAAATCCCTCTTTCCGGGTTATTACTATATGACAACCGATGAGCAGGAAAACGAAGATGCCCAACCGGGCGGAAAGGAAGGTGAGTAG
- a CDS encoding flippase — MRTPVRNAGYLLAGEAASRIFGFLAVALLARRLGADGFGQVGFAAAVMAYGAVFSDLGLATVGTRSVAQDRSTAGELVGSVVPLRLLLSVIAAAVMGLVALVLPKPASVRWLLVLFAAGVIIQSLLFEWVFIGAEKMGFVSVSRVVTDCAYFGIALVLVRNSSDLLLVPVAFGLATFLGGLVLFLSYVPRFGLPRFRIVSYRWRELLKSAWPIGASSILTQVHVNLGLILLGLIATFQQTGIYNSAYRLVFFLMTLDRIFYTAFFPVVARFIKDQPGRLPELIGTAARLILAVSTPFCVGAVVLARPILGAVFSSEYVAAFAVLRIMVWFLPLSMFSSLAGYTLLAAGGERRFLRNTAIGVGAAVVFNLVAIPLSGSMGAALAIVAGEVVLLGLMGRDLLKLTKPSFDLRALAPVAAVVPMTVVIYLLRHMNLVGCIGFGALTYSVFILLLRGITAEDIGLAGNG, encoded by the coding sequence ATGAGGACACCGGTCAGGAACGCGGGATACCTTCTTGCCGGCGAGGCCGCGTCGCGCATCTTCGGTTTTCTTGCGGTCGCGCTACTGGCGCGCCGGCTCGGGGCCGATGGATTCGGCCAGGTCGGCTTTGCCGCTGCGGTCATGGCCTACGGTGCCGTGTTCTCCGACCTCGGGCTGGCAACGGTCGGAACCCGTTCGGTGGCGCAGGACCGGTCCACGGCAGGTGAACTGGTCGGCAGCGTGGTGCCATTGCGGCTGCTGCTCAGCGTCATTGCGGCCGCGGTGATGGGGCTTGTTGCTCTGGTCCTGCCCAAGCCGGCAAGCGTGAGATGGCTGCTCGTTCTCTTTGCCGCGGGAGTGATCATCCAGAGCCTGCTGTTTGAGTGGGTATTCATCGGCGCGGAGAAGATGGGCTTTGTTTCGGTCTCTCGTGTGGTCACTGACTGCGCCTACTTCGGCATTGCGCTTGTCCTGGTCCGGAATTCCTCCGACCTGCTGCTCGTGCCGGTCGCGTTCGGCCTGGCCACATTTCTGGGCGGGCTCGTGCTGTTCCTGAGTTACGTGCCGCGTTTCGGCCTGCCTCGGTTCCGGATAGTCTCGTACCGCTGGCGGGAACTGCTGAAGTCGGCCTGGCCCATCGGGGCTTCATCGATCCTCACTCAGGTGCACGTCAACCTCGGCCTGATCTTGCTCGGCCTCATCGCGACCTTTCAGCAAACCGGAATCTACAACAGCGCCTACCGCCTGGTGTTCTTTCTCATGACCCTGGACCGCATCTTTTACACAGCGTTCTTCCCGGTAGTCGCCCGGTTCATCAAGGACCAACCCGGCCGCCTGCCCGAGCTCATCGGCACGGCAGCGCGGTTGATTCTCGCGGTCAGCACCCCATTCTGTGTCGGCGCGGTCGTCCTTGCCCGGCCGATTCTGGGGGCCGTATTCAGCTCCGAGTACGTGGCGGCCTTCGCGGTCCTGCGTATCATGGTCTGGTTCCTGCCGCTCAGCATGTTCAGCAGTCTCGCCGGGTACACGCTTCTCGCCGCCGGCGGCGAACGCCGGTTCCTGAGAAACACGGCGATCGGAGTGGGAGCCGCGGTCGTCTTCAACCTGGTCGCGATTCCGCTTTCGGGTTCCATGGGCGCGGCCCTGGCCATCGTCGCCGGCGAGGTGGTCCTGCTCGGCCTGATGGGGCGAGACCTGCTGAAGCTGACGAAGCCCAGTTTCGACCTGAGGGCCCTCGCGCCGGTAGCGGCGGTTGTGCCCATGACGGTCGTCATCTACCTCCTGCGCCACATGAACCTGGTCGGGTGCATCGGTTTCGGGGCTCTAACCTATTCCGTGTTCATCCTGCTGCTGCGGGGCATTACTGCCGAGGACATAGGACTGGCGGGGAACGGATGA
- a CDS encoding DNA methyltransferase, producing MPDGNQPNLLYYGDNLDILRRYVKDESVDLIYLDPPFKSNQDYNVLFKERNGSQSAAQIHAFEDTWQWDEAAAHAYKEIVEAGGKVSQAMQAFRTYLGPNDMLAYLAMMAPRLVELRRVLKPTGSIYLHCDPTASHYLKILMDAVFGPQRFVNEIVWKRSDAHSDAKQGATHLGRIHDVILFYTKTETATFNAIHLPLPESTVKNWYRNVEPVTGRLFNKADVTGPGGAAKGNPHYEWKGVTRYWRYSKERMAQLDAAGKLVYSKSGMPYEKRYLDESKGVPVQDWWGDIEMLRGIRTGERLGYPTQKPEALLERIIKTSSPKDGVVLDPFGGCGTAIIAAQRLGRRWIGIDVTHLAITLMKKRLFDTFGKDAQFQVVGEPTDVAGAEALAKQDPYQFQWWALGLVDARPAESKKGADKGIDGRIYFHDEQDEGKTKQVILSVKAGHTGVAHVRDLRGVLDREQAAIGVLITMEEPSQPMRTEAADAGFYHSPGWNGDYPRIQLRTIAELLAGKGLDVPPLQATFKEAPKHVHNGHAQLELTNATSDTEPIAVSDRSPSRARRGAARRSTQKRET from the coding sequence ATGCCAGACGGGAATCAGCCTAACCTGCTGTACTACGGGGATAACCTTGACATCCTGCGTCGTTACGTCAAGGATGAGTCGGTTGACCTCATCTATCTCGATCCGCCGTTCAAGAGCAATCAAGACTACAACGTCCTCTTCAAGGAACGCAACGGCTCGCAGTCTGCGGCGCAGATTCACGCTTTTGAAGACACTTGGCAGTGGGATGAAGCCGCGGCGCACGCGTACAAGGAAATCGTGGAGGCAGGCGGCAAGGTGAGCCAGGCGATGCAGGCCTTCCGCACCTACCTTGGCCCCAACGACATGCTCGCCTACCTTGCGATGATGGCCCCACGTCTTGTCGAACTCCGACGCGTCCTGAAGCCGACTGGTAGCATCTACCTGCACTGCGACCCTACCGCCAGCCACTATCTGAAGATTCTCATGGACGCCGTGTTCGGTCCGCAGCGCTTCGTGAATGAGATAGTGTGGAAGCGATCAGACGCCCACAGCGACGCCAAGCAGGGCGCTACTCACCTTGGCCGAATCCACGATGTCATCCTGTTTTACACCAAGACCGAAACGGCGACGTTCAACGCGATTCACCTCCCGCTGCCTGAAAGCACGGTCAAGAACTGGTATCGCAACGTCGAACCGGTGACGGGGCGGCTGTTCAACAAGGCTGACGTCACCGGGCCGGGCGGAGCCGCGAAGGGCAACCCGCACTATGAGTGGAAGGGCGTGACCCGCTACTGGCGCTACAGTAAGGAAAGGATGGCCCAGCTCGACGCAGCGGGCAAGCTGGTCTACTCCAAGTCTGGGATGCCGTACGAGAAACGCTATCTCGACGAGAGCAAAGGCGTTCCTGTGCAGGACTGGTGGGGCGACATCGAAATGCTGCGCGGCATCAGAACCGGCGAACGGCTGGGCTACCCGACCCAGAAGCCGGAGGCGCTGCTCGAGCGAATCATCAAGACGAGCAGCCCCAAAGACGGTGTGGTGCTCGACCCTTTCGGTGGCTGCGGCACTGCCATCATTGCAGCCCAGCGGCTCGGCCGCCGCTGGATAGGCATCGACGTCACGCATCTGGCCATCACACTGATGAAGAAACGTCTCTTCGACACGTTCGGGAAGGACGCGCAGTTTCAGGTAGTCGGTGAGCCTACCGACGTGGCCGGAGCTGAGGCGCTGGCAAAACAGGACCCATACCAGTTCCAGTGGTGGGCGCTCGGATTGGTGGACGCCCGCCCGGCCGAAAGCAAGAAAGGCGCGGACAAAGGCATTGACGGCCGCATCTACTTCCATGACGAGCAGGACGAAGGTAAAACCAAGCAAGTGATTCTCTCTGTCAAGGCCGGGCATACGGGCGTGGCGCATGTACGCGACCTCCGCGGTGTGCTCGACCGGGAGCAGGCTGCAATCGGCGTTTTGATTACGATGGAAGAGCCGTCACAGCCCATGCGTACTGAAGCCGCTGACGCTGGTTTCTATCACTCGCCGGGCTGGAACGGCGACTACCCGCGCATACAACTCCGCACGATTGCCGAACTGCTCGCCGGCAAAGGCCTTGATGTCCCACCCCTTCAGGCTACGTTCAAGGAAGCGCCCAAGCACGTCCACAACGGCCACGCTCAACTCGAACTCACCAATGCCACGTCGGACACCGAGCCCATTGCCGTCAGCGACCGGTCGCCGTCTCGGGCCCGCCGAGGCGCAGCGCGACGATCGACCCAGAAAAGGGAGACCTAG
- a CDS encoding restriction endonuclease: MPYLDKLIDWKDFEFFVRDLYAEDPNLVVQHDVMLQGKSGASRQIDVLITVRTKLHSYMTVVECKRWKDRVDRSRIDILFATVEDVNASKGVMFTTSGYEEGAKDYAKSKGIDIFVVRELTSEEWGLPGRAIHFYLHVFASKMTNLRMPGAMAIPLVDVFPRTLELGITIGKDVRPDPVYDLYSTKDGRKGLNLTAVLLALQREVTPRIGDSIPLLEDGRDGARLAVLSDVEVDLDKAAFKQLRYQWGALNLTKIECRLVTLLQQSVFDFDRGAKYDIALVVDNFVARQKHIVYKEKDANITVVSEDIRDTLAKRVAEKPDDALQNGSIFRVYTQPWVSFEVQEEDRLVRTERIRISPQFAEDGTMTRADVKLPAVPAKP, encoded by the coding sequence ATGCCCTACCTTGACAAGCTGATAGACTGGAAGGACTTCGAGTTCTTCGTGAGGGATCTATATGCCGAGGACCCCAATCTCGTTGTTCAACACGACGTGATGCTTCAAGGTAAATCCGGGGCGTCACGTCAGATCGATGTCTTGATCACGGTCCGCACGAAACTGCACTCGTACATGACTGTCGTCGAGTGCAAGCGATGGAAAGACAGGGTGGACAGAAGCAGAATCGACATCCTGTTCGCAACGGTCGAGGACGTGAACGCATCCAAAGGCGTCATGTTCACCACCTCGGGCTATGAGGAAGGCGCAAAGGACTACGCCAAGTCCAAGGGCATCGACATATTCGTGGTGCGTGAACTGACCTCCGAGGAATGGGGACTGCCGGGTCGGGCCATCCACTTCTACTTGCACGTCTTCGCATCGAAGATGACGAATCTGCGGATGCCTGGCGCAATGGCGATTCCGCTAGTCGATGTGTTCCCTCGCACGTTAGAACTGGGCATCACAATAGGCAAGGACGTACGACCCGACCCGGTCTATGACCTCTACTCAACCAAGGATGGACGGAAAGGTCTCAACCTGACGGCGGTGCTGCTAGCACTTCAGCGCGAGGTCACGCCTCGGATTGGCGACAGCATACCACTCCTCGAGGATGGCCGCGACGGCGCGCGCCTGGCTGTGCTGAGCGATGTGGAGGTCGATCTCGATAAGGCCGCGTTCAAACAACTTCGCTACCAATGGGGGGCGCTCAACCTCACCAAAATAGAATGCAGGCTGGTGACCCTTCTGCAGCAGAGCGTGTTCGACTTCGACAGAGGCGCGAAGTACGACATCGCCTTGGTCGTAGATAACTTCGTCGCCAGACAGAAGCATATCGTGTATAAGGAGAAGGACGCTAACATCACTGTGGTATCCGAGGACATTCGCGACACGCTGGCAAAGAGAGTCGCGGAGAAGCCGGACGACGCACTACAGAATGGCTCCATATTCAGGGTGTACACCCAGCCGTGGGTTTCATTCGAGGTTCAAGAAGAGGATAGACTTGTCCGGACGGAACGAATAAGGATCAGCCCGCAGTTCGCGGAGGACGGTACGATGACTCGGGCTGACGTCAAACTGCCCGCCGTTCCAGCCAAGCCATAG
- a CDS encoding YncE family protein, producing MTRSSMTSRWPGRSGGRIPATLVLLAALMALPGCITPKPPTPTLVGPDSGWTNTRTVFRATDINATNVVFDWGDNPKEEWTGIDTKYAHVYTAQGTYIVKCRELNDPDFGTARWGNWSNPCTVHVVPETLMHPDSIYAALQLGHTPTWSCVLPNGSAVYVTSGDDSSVYVLDPGTNSITNSIRVQSDPSFCIASAAGDKVYVGNHGSKSISVIRTSDNSAMDTLRLSSAADGMALLPGDTLFCISHKTENEVSIARLSDGSAVARIAVSDSPCAVTCSPDGRHVYVACLRRNKIAVISTLDRTVEKTFMTGDRPTSILFSPTGETAYVACNDARRVELYRCSDFAKIDSIALDSRYLLMLPGNRCLYDMSGGTVSIIRRNDNFTLRQLPLGTAGAPSVLPDGSRIYVPNGNAVTVLGPSHG from the coding sequence GTGACAAGGTCCAGCATGACGTCCAGATGGCCCGGACGTTCCGGCGGCCGCATCCCTGCGACGCTCGTTCTGTTGGCTGCGCTGATGGCGCTGCCGGGCTGCATCACCCCCAAGCCGCCAACGCCCACTCTTGTTGGTCCCGACTCGGGTTGGACAAACACCCGAACCGTCTTCAGGGCGACGGACATAAACGCCACTAATGTCGTCTTTGACTGGGGCGACAACCCAAAGGAAGAGTGGACCGGCATAGACACGAAGTACGCACACGTCTACACTGCGCAGGGAACCTACATAGTTAAGTGCCGGGAACTGAACGATCCCGATTTTGGCACGGCACGGTGGGGCAATTGGTCCAATCCCTGCACTGTGCACGTTGTCCCCGAGACGCTGATGCATCCTGACAGCATCTATGCGGCGCTGCAACTCGGCCACACCCCGACTTGGTCCTGCGTTCTTCCGAACGGGAGTGCGGTCTACGTGACGAGCGGTGACGATAGCTCGGTCTATGTGCTGGACCCCGGCACTAACTCCATCACCAATAGCATACGCGTGCAGTCCGACCCGTCCTTCTGCATCGCGTCTGCCGCGGGCGACAAAGTGTACGTTGGCAACCACGGCAGCAAGTCGATTTCCGTAATCCGAACGTCGGACAACTCGGCTATGGATACGCTTCGGCTATCGTCGGCTGCCGACGGAATGGCCCTGCTTCCGGGTGACACGCTGTTCTGTATTTCGCACAAGACCGAGAACGAAGTCTCAATTGCCCGATTGAGTGATGGCTCAGCCGTGGCGCGCATCGCGGTGAGCGACAGCCCCTGCGCGGTGACCTGCTCGCCCGACGGGCGCCACGTCTACGTGGCCTGCCTGCGCAGAAACAAGATAGCAGTCATCAGCACGCTCGACCGCACCGTAGAGAAGACCTTCATGACCGGAGACCGTCCGACGTCCATCCTGTTCAGCCCGACCGGTGAGACTGCGTACGTCGCGTGCAATGACGCCAGGCGAGTGGAATTGTACCGATGCTCGGACTTCGCCAAGATCGACTCAATCGCCTTGGACTCGCGGTACCTGCTGATGCTGCCCGGGAACAGGTGCCTCTACGATATGAGCGGAGGGACCGTCAGCATCATCCGCCGGAACGACAACTTCACGCTTAGACAGCTACCTCTCGGTACGGCTGGCGCACCTTCCGTACTGCCTGACGGCAGTCGTATCTATGTTCCCAACGGGAACGCCGTGACCGTGCTCGGACCGAGTCATGGGTAG